Proteins encoded in a region of the Phalacrocorax carbo chromosome 15, bPhaCar2.1, whole genome shotgun sequence genome:
- the ALKBH2 gene encoding DNA oxidative demethylase ALKBH2 isoform X1: MLMDRYVVKRPLGEAGGGGPKRLRADEAAPGQPPWQEIRAEGLSCDYRLLFGKAEADEIFQRLEEEVEYFEGKMTKLHVFGKWHDIPRKQVTYGDPELTYTYSGVTFSPKPWIPVLNHIRDRIALDTGHTFNFVLINRYKDGGDHIGEHRDDERELVPRSPIASVSFGACRDFVFRHCDSRGKNATRHIKPIKLQLAHGSLLMMKYPTNVYWYHSLPTRKRVLAPRINLTFRKVMTIAKK, from the exons ATGCTGATGGACCGATATGTGGTTAAACGACCCctcggggaggcggggggcggcggcccgAAGAGGCTGCGGGCGGACGAGGCCGCCCCGGGACAGCCCCCCTGGCAGGAGATCCGCGCCGAGGGCCTGAGCTGCGACTACCGGCTCCTCTTCGGCAAGGCCGAGGCTGACGAGATTTTCCAGcggctggaggaggaggtggagtaCTTCGAAG GCAAAATGACGAAATTGCATGTGTTTGGCAAGTGGCATGACATTCCAAGGAAGCAGGTAACCTATGGAGACCCTGAGTTAACATATACTTACTCGGGTGTTACCTTCTCTCCTAAGCCATGGATCCCAGTTCTCAACCATATCAGAGACCGCATCGCTTTGGACACAGGAcatacttttaattttgttcttattAACAG ATATAAAGATGGTGGAGACCACATAGGTGAACATCGAGATGATGAGAGGGAACTGGTTCCACGCAGTCCAATTGCATCCGTGTCCTTCGGAGCTTGCAGGGACTTTGTTTTCAGGCACTGTGATTCCAGGGGGAAAAACGCAACGCGCCACATTAAGCCCATCAAACTGCAGCTAGCCCACGGGAGCCTGCTGATGATGAAGTACCCCACCAATGTGTACTGGTACCACAGCCTGCCCACCCGCAAGAGGGTCCTTGCCCCAAGAATCAACCTCACCTTCCGGAAAGTGATGACTATAGCcaagaaatga
- the UNG gene encoding uracil-DNA glycosylase isoform X2 — MIGQKTLHSFFSAAPAKKRSRSPEPGGDAEVSAAKKAKAAGDEAGKASPLSPEQLERIRKNKEAARQRLAERNVPPGFGESWRQQLAGEFSKPYFIELMAFVAEERKRYTVYPPPEQVFTWTQMCDIRDVKVVILGQDPYHGPNQAHGLCFSVQKPVPPPPSLENIYKELSTDIEDFTHPGHGDLTGWAKQGVLLLNAVLTVRAHQATSHKERGWEQFTDVVVSWLNKNLHGVVFMLWGAYAQRKGSSIDRKRHHVLQTVHPSPFSVNRGFFGCRHFSKTNELLKKSGKKPIDWRAL, encoded by the exons ATGATCGGACAGAAGACGTTGCACTCCTTCTTCAGCGCCGCACCGGCGAAGAAGCGCAGCCGCTCCCCGGAGCCCGGCGGCGATGCTGAG GTCAGCGCCGCGAAGAAGGCGAAGGCGGCGGGAGATGAAGCGGGCAAGGCCTCGCCGCTGAGCCCGGAGCAGCTGGAGCGGATCCGCAAGAACAAGGAGGCGGCGCGGCAGCGGCTGGCCGAGCGGAACGTGCCCCCGGGCTTCGGGGAGAGCTGGCGGCAGCAGCTGGCCGGGGAGTTCTCCAAGCCCTACTTCATAGAG CTCATGGCGTTTGTAGCAGAGGAGAGGAAACGCTACACGGTCTATCCGCCGCCCGAACAGGTCTTCACCTGGACGCAGATGTGCGACATCAGGGAT GTAAAGGTTGTTATTTTGGGACAAGATCCGTATCACGGACCTAATCAAGCCCATGGGCTCTGTTTCAGTGTCCAGAAGCctgttcctcctccccccag tttagaaaatatttacaaagaaCTGTCTACAGATATTGAGGACTTCACTCATCCTGGTCATGGTGATCTAACGGGCTGGGCTAAGCAAG gagTGCTCCTACTCAACGCTGTCCTCACGGTGCGAGCTCACCAGGCCACCTCCCAcaaggagagaggctgggagcAGTTCACGGACGTGGTGGTGTCCTGGCTCAACAAGAACTTGCACGGGGTTGTCTTCATGCTGTGGGGAGCGTATGCCCAGAGGAAAGGCAGCTCCATTGACAGG AAACGCCACCACGTCCTGCAGACGGTTCATCCCTCACCTTTCTCTGTCAACAGAGGGTTTTTCGGCTGTCGGCATTTCTCAAAGACAAATGAATTGCTCAAGAAATCTGGCAAGAAGCCCATTGACTGGAGAGCACTTTGA
- the UNG gene encoding uracil-DNA glycosylase isoform X1 has product MAAAARLLQLVPWLSRSGPRPLCSSSLLCSRPLARHAQVSAAKKAKAAGDEAGKASPLSPEQLERIRKNKEAARQRLAERNVPPGFGESWRQQLAGEFSKPYFIELMAFVAEERKRYTVYPPPEQVFTWTQMCDIRDVKVVILGQDPYHGPNQAHGLCFSVQKPVPPPPSLENIYKELSTDIEDFTHPGHGDLTGWAKQGVLLLNAVLTVRAHQATSHKERGWEQFTDVVVSWLNKNLHGVVFMLWGAYAQRKGSSIDRKRHHVLQTVHPSPFSVNRGFFGCRHFSKTNELLKKSGKKPIDWRAL; this is encoded by the exons ATGGCGGCGGCCGCTCGGCTACTGCAGCTTGTCCCGTGGCTGAGCCGCAGCGGCCCCCGCccgctctgcagcagcagcctcctctgCAGCCGCCCCCTCGCTCGCCATGCCCAGGTCAGCGCCGCGAAGAAGGCGAAGGCGGCGGGAGATGAAGCGGGCAAGGCCTCGCCGCTGAGCCCGGAGCAGCTGGAGCGGATCCGCAAGAACAAGGAGGCGGCGCGGCAGCGGCTGGCCGAGCGGAACGTGCCCCCGGGCTTCGGGGAGAGCTGGCGGCAGCAGCTGGCCGGGGAGTTCTCCAAGCCCTACTTCATAGAG CTCATGGCGTTTGTAGCAGAGGAGAGGAAACGCTACACGGTCTATCCGCCGCCCGAACAGGTCTTCACCTGGACGCAGATGTGCGACATCAGGGAT GTAAAGGTTGTTATTTTGGGACAAGATCCGTATCACGGACCTAATCAAGCCCATGGGCTCTGTTTCAGTGTCCAGAAGCctgttcctcctccccccag tttagaaaatatttacaaagaaCTGTCTACAGATATTGAGGACTTCACTCATCCTGGTCATGGTGATCTAACGGGCTGGGCTAAGCAAG gagTGCTCCTACTCAACGCTGTCCTCACGGTGCGAGCTCACCAGGCCACCTCCCAcaaggagagaggctgggagcAGTTCACGGACGTGGTGGTGTCCTGGCTCAACAAGAACTTGCACGGGGTTGTCTTCATGCTGTGGGGAGCGTATGCCCAGAGGAAAGGCAGCTCCATTGACAGG AAACGCCACCACGTCCTGCAGACGGTTCATCCCTCACCTTTCTCTGTCAACAGAGGGTTTTTCGGCTGTCGGCATTTCTCAAAGACAAATGAATTGCTCAAGAAATCTGGCAAGAAGCCCATTGACTGGAGAGCACTTTGA
- the ALKBH2 gene encoding DNA oxidative demethylase ALKBH2 isoform X2 — MLMDRYVVKRPLGEAGGGGPKRLRADEAAPGQPPWQEIRAEGLSCDYRLLFGKAEADEIFQRLEEEVEYFEGKMTKLHVFGKWHDIPRKQI, encoded by the exons ATGCTGATGGACCGATATGTGGTTAAACGACCCctcggggaggcggggggcggcggcccgAAGAGGCTGCGGGCGGACGAGGCCGCCCCGGGACAGCCCCCCTGGCAGGAGATCCGCGCCGAGGGCCTGAGCTGCGACTACCGGCTCCTCTTCGGCAAGGCCGAGGCTGACGAGATTTTCCAGcggctggaggaggaggtggagtaCTTCGAAG GCAAAATGACGAAATTGCATGTGTTTGGCAAGTGGCATGACATTCCAAGGAAGCAG ATATAA